In the Streptomyces fradiae ATCC 10745 = DSM 40063 genome, CGGCCACCAACGTCGCCGGGCAGGCGCTCGTCCCGGTCGTCGTCGCGGCCCGCGAGAAGATCCTGGACCTGGACATGTACCACTCGGCGTCGGCCTCCCCGATCGACGACGTCGAGCCCCGCGAGAAGACCCCGGCCCCGGCCGCGGCCTGACCCCGGCCGGGCCTGACCCCGCCCCGGCCGCGACCTGACCCCGCCCCCGGCCTGACCGCCCTTCCCGCGCGGCTCGGTCTCACCGCGAACGGCCCCGCCTCGGACGACATCCGGGGCGGGGCCGCCCGCTTTCCATCCGGGGGCGGCGGGGCTCAGCCGATGGCGGTGTGCCCCGCCCAGGTGGTGTGCACGGCCGCCATCACGACGTAGAAGGCGTCCGGCACACTCAGCGACCCGCCCCCGGTCCGGCCGGGGTAGATCCGGACGTCGCCGTTCGCGAGCAGTGCCCACACGTCCGGCACGCCGTCGCCGTTCACGTCGGGTGTACCGGCGAGGACGGGGAAGTTGGTGCGCGACCAGGTCGAGGCGCCGTAGGTGTCGAGCTGCCCGGCCGATGAGGCCACGGTGGCGAGCGACGCGAAGTCCAGCCCGCCGGCCGCGGCGCTCCTGCCGTACCGCAGCTTCACCTGGCCGGCCGAGTTCTCCCGGAACACCAGGTCGGCCGCGCCGTCCCCGCCGAGGTTCACGAGCTGGACGAGGTCGCGCTCGGCCCACGCCTCGCCCGCCAGCTTGGTCGCCTTGGCGAAGCTGCCGCCGGTGTAGCCGGTGAAGGCCCACAGGTCACTGCCGGCGATCGCGAGCATGTCGGGCCGGCCGTCGCCCGTCACGTCGCCGGTGGAGAGGACCTGCCGGATCGTGGAGGTGGCCGGCGCCCCGGCGGGCAGCAGGACCTCGACGCGCTTGTGGACGTCGAAGCCGGAGTACCCGTCGCCCGGATACAGGTACAGCTTCCCGTCGGCCATGCGGGCCACGAGGTCCTGGACGCCGTCGCCCGGCAGCCAGTCGCCGTTGTGGGAGATGGACGCCCCGGCCCAGTAGCCGTTCGGCACGAGCTTCGCCGGGCCGTCCGCGGTGGTGTAGGCGGCGGGCATGCCGCGGTGCAGCCGGTCGGTGCCGAGGGTCTTCGGGTACAGCGCCAGGTTGCCCTCCGAGGTGATGGTGTAGACGTCGGGGACGTTGTCGCCGGTCACGTCCATCGGCTTGTCCAGGACGGGAGCGGGGCGGACGTAGAACTCGTACACCCGCGCCTTGGAGATGTTGCCCGTGTTGTCCACGGCCCGGACGTACAGCACGCTCGGTCCGGCGTGGGGCGGCGAGAGCGAGACGATGGCCCGGCCCTCGCGCAGCGGATTGGGCGTCGCCTTCAGGTTGAAGGCGGTGTTGAAGCTGTACTGGTACTCCATGACGTCGGTCGAGCCGCCCGTCGAGAAGGTGAACAGGCCCGCCGTGCCGAACGGGACCGTGGACCAGACGGAGCCGTCGTCCTCAGCGGCGGGGAAGGCGTCGGAGGCGACCCCGGGGACCGCGGGCGCCGCGTGGTCGATCGTGATCTGGCAGGGAGCGGTGGTCCCCGCCGGGCCCCAGGCCGACTTGAGGCCGCTGGAGTCGACGGCGCGGGCCTGCCACGAGTACGACTTGCCGTTCGCGAACGACGTCCAGGGAATCGTGGCGTTGACCGTGCCCCTGCTGGTCGGCTCGAGGGCCGCGTTGTAGACGGTGGCGCCGCCGGTCTGCCACACGTGCAGGTCGACGGTGGCCAGGTCGCCGTTGGGATCGGTCGCGCTGACGACGAAGGTGATGTCGGAGCGGCCGACCACCGGGAAGGGCGACACGGTGTCGCAGGCGGTGCCGGGCGAGGTCCGCATCGAGGTGGCGGGCGGCTCGTTCGGCGGGTCGTTGTGGAGGACCTCGATGTACGGCGCGTTCTCGTTGTTCGTCGTGAACTTCTTCCAGGCGTGGGTGTCGCCCTCGTTCGCGGCGCGCAGGCCGAGGGTGAGGGCGCTCCAGCTCTTGCGGGACGCCTCCTGGGCGGCGGAGGTGATGTCCATGGCGACCCACTTGTCCGGGCAGTCGGTGGTGTTGTACCCGTGCCCGTTGGTCTGGTCGTCCAGCAGCCGTATCCAGCTCGGCTGGGTGTTCCACGTGGTGGAGGGGGAGATCGAGCTCGTCAGGTAGAGGTTGTACTGCCGCGACGCGCAGCCCCAGGAGTACGACTGAAGGGCGCGGAAGGACGCCTTCGAGACGTTGCCGATGCCGGGCCCGAAGTCGAAGGTGAAGACGGAGCGGGAGAGGCCGCCGGAGTCGGCCTCGTAGCCGACGCGCGCCTCGTTCGAGCCGTCGTTGAAGTTCTGCCCGTTGAAGAAGCTGGAGTTCGGATACTTCTTGTACAGCAGCGTCCAGTTCTCCTGGCGGCCCTTGAACGAGGGGTCGACGAAGACCGGGTACACCGTGGCCGGGTCCTCCAGCATCCGGTCGTCGACGGTGACGTCGAGAGCGCCGCCGTCGCCGAGGGAGGCGCCGAGCACCGCGTCGCGGGTGCCGGGCTGCGGACCGGCGAGGCCGGGGAGGGCCAGCGAGGTGTCCCGCGCCTCCGGAGCGAGGGTGGGTGCCGGCTCCCCGAGGGTGGTCCTGACCGGACCTGCGGAGTCCCACATGTACGGGGTGGGGGCCGCCGCCAGCTCCTGGCCGGCCGCGTCGCGGGCGGTGACGGTCTTCGACACCGGGTCCATGGCGAAGGTCAGGCTGGGGGAGGACAGGCGGTAGCGGAGCCGGTCCAGGAGCGGGTCCTTCGCCGCCTGGCGATCCTTCACGACGAGCACGTGCGAGTAGCCGCTGTCGCGGGCGGTGAGCAGCAGGTCGATGCCGGGCCGGACGTCCTCGTACAGGGCGCGGGGGCCGTCGACCACGGGGGCGGGCAGGGGGCCCGGCCAGCGTACGACCATCTCGTGGCCGCCGGTCGTGAAGCGGACCAGGTCGTTCCAGACGGTACCGTCACCGGTACCGGTACCTGTACCGGTACCGGTGCCCGCTGTGCCGCCGGCTCCCGTACCGCCGTCATCGGTCCGGCGGCCGTCGGCGGCCGGGGTCTCGGCGGCCGGGCCGTCCTCGGCCGTCAGGGCCGCCCGCAGGCGGGAGCGGGACGCGCGGTCGGCTTCGCCTCCGCCCGCAGCGGCGGTGCCCGCGCTGAACAGGAGCGGGTCGTTGACCGCCACGGGCGCGTACCCGCCGGCCACCCGCCGCAGCGTCGTGTCGACGGGCTTCCACTCCCCGCCGACCCTGGCCCGGATCGCGTCGCTGAACGTACGGGTGCGCAGCATGCCGTCAGGCTGCGCCCAGGTCGTCGAGTTGGCCGTCCGCCGCCCCGTGACCTCGACGTCCGCACCGCTGCGCCGGGCCTTCCGCAGCGCCTCCGGTGCGGAGACCGGCTGCTCGGGCGACCGCTTCGCCTCCGTGCGGGGCGCGGGGTCCTCCGCCGGCCCGCGGTCGAGGCGCAGACCGACCGGCACGGCCACCGCGAGGGCCAGCAGCGCGGCGAGCGCCGCGTACCGGCCGCGCCGACGCGTGCGCCTCAATTCCCCTCCGGACAAAGGGCTAACCGGTGCGGTGGCGGTTTCGTCCCGCTTTCCCGGCGGTGAACTGGCGGTGTTCTCGGCGGCCTTCGAGGCGTCCATGACTCCCTTTCCCCCCGCGGGCGCCTGGATGCTGAGCTGCCCTCGGAAATACCTGCTGCGCGCAGATGTGCGCCAGCAGAGCATGGACCATCTTCACGTTTTCGTCACCCGTGTTCCGCCGGGAACCGCTCGTACGGAGATTGCGTCTCTTCTGCGGCGCCCGGCACATGCGGCGGCGCCGGTTCCGGGGCCAGGCCCGAAGGAAACCCCCATAGCGAGGGAAAACACCCCAGGTGAGAGGTGTTTTCATCACCTCGGCGGCGATATCGAAGCTTGATCCTCATCACGCCCGCTTCACCGCGGCCGCCCTCGTACACCCCATCAGTTCCCTTTGTAGG is a window encoding:
- a CDS encoding DNRLRE domain-containing protein encodes the protein MRRTRRRGRYAALAALLALAVAVPVGLRLDRGPAEDPAPRTEAKRSPEQPVSAPEALRKARRSGADVEVTGRRTANSTTWAQPDGMLRTRTFSDAIRARVGGEWKPVDTTLRRVAGGYAPVAVNDPLLFSAGTAAAGGGEADRASRSRLRAALTAEDGPAAETPAADGRRTDDGGTGAGGTAGTGTGTGTGTGDGTVWNDLVRFTTGGHEMVVRWPGPLPAPVVDGPRALYEDVRPGIDLLLTARDSGYSHVLVVKDRQAAKDPLLDRLRYRLSSPSLTFAMDPVSKTVTARDAAGQELAAAPTPYMWDSAGPVRTTLGEPAPTLAPEARDTSLALPGLAGPQPGTRDAVLGASLGDGGALDVTVDDRMLEDPATVYPVFVDPSFKGRQENWTLLYKKYPNSSFFNGQNFNDGSNEARVGYEADSGGLSRSVFTFDFGPGIGNVSKASFRALQSYSWGCASRQYNLYLTSSISPSTTWNTQPSWIRLLDDQTNGHGYNTTDCPDKWVAMDITSAAQEASRKSWSALTLGLRAANEGDTHAWKKFTTNNENAPYIEVLHNDPPNEPPATSMRTSPGTACDTVSPFPVVGRSDITFVVSATDPNGDLATVDLHVWQTGGATVYNAALEPTSRGTVNATIPWTSFANGKSYSWQARAVDSSGLKSAWGPAGTTAPCQITIDHAAPAVPGVASDAFPAAEDDGSVWSTVPFGTAGLFTFSTGGSTDVMEYQYSFNTAFNLKATPNPLREGRAIVSLSPPHAGPSVLYVRAVDNTGNISKARVYEFYVRPAPVLDKPMDVTGDNVPDVYTITSEGNLALYPKTLGTDRLHRGMPAAYTTADGPAKLVPNGYWAGASISHNGDWLPGDGVQDLVARMADGKLYLYPGDGYSGFDVHKRVEVLLPAGAPATSTIRQVLSTGDVTGDGRPDMLAIAGSDLWAFTGYTGGSFAKATKLAGEAWAERDLVQLVNLGGDGAADLVFRENSAGQVKLRYGRSAAAGGLDFASLATVASSAGQLDTYGASTWSRTNFPVLAGTPDVNGDGVPDVWALLANGDVRIYPGRTGGGSLSVPDAFYVVMAAVHTTWAGHTAIG